DNA from Nitrospina gracilis Nb-211:
AGGGGGCGACTTCCGCCAACCGCTCAGGCGATTTGGGATCCCATCCATCCCAGTCGGACTTCAAGCGCTCCCACTGGTGCCAGGTGTACACCTGTTTGAGCCAGGACTCGGCTGTATCCGGATGAGAGAGCATCCAGTGGGCGAACCCGATTCCTTTTTTTGCCTGAAGGGAATGCTTGTCCAGCTTGAGTGCCTGCTCAAATTTTTCGAGGGCGTGGTGGTAGTCCTGCATGGCGAAATAGCACCAGCCGAGCCCAATCAGTGGGCGCGCGTCGTCCGGATACCGGGTGTGCACTTTTTCGAAGGCGAACAGAGCCTTGCGGTATTTTTTCTGGAAGAAGTAGGCCCAGGGCAGAAGCCGCAGGGCCCGCGGATTGTCGTGCTCCAGGATGAGACTGCGTTTCAGATAAAACTCCGCCACCGGAAACTGGTTGGCGTGGTATTGGCCGATGGCGAACTCCAGGTAGCGTTCGTGGTCGGGAAGGACCTTCGGCGCTTCCGGGGCCGGCCTCTCCGAAAAGATGCGGATAGGGAGCTTCGGCATCTTGAGCACGGGCGTGGAGGGATCGTAGGGCAGGGAGGAACACCCGCCCAGCCCCAGCAGTCCTAACAGCAGTGCGATTCCCGCCCAACGCGCTCCGGGTTTTTGATACAATGACGGCATTACAGCAATTCCATGGAGTTTTATCACCCTTTTCCTATCGGCAGTATTGAGTCAAATTTTAGCCGCAAATGTTTATTAAATTGTCATTTAAATCATTTCCGCCCCACTGTTAAAATAGATTGGCCTGCCGGTGGTTTTGAGTTATCATTTGCCCTTTGCCATTTTCCCATCGAATATGATGCGTTTTTTCAAATTTCTGTTGGCCTTTGGTCTGTGCCTGATTCTGGTGTCCTGCTCGCAGGGAGAAACCCCGAGCGAAACCCCTGAAGCGCCCTCCGTTGCCGAGATCGAGCAGGAGGCGGGGCCCGGTCCGGAGGCCGCCCAGCTTCCGAAACGCGTGGAGCCGGTGGTGCTGAGTGAGGCGGACAGGAAAATCGCCGCCATGGCACCCGAAGGCATGGTGTTCATCAAGGGTGGCTGCTTCATCATGGGCAACAACAATGCCCAGGTCGATGAAAAGTTCGAGCGCGAGGTGTGCATCGAAGATTATTTCATGGACAAGTATGAGGTGACGCAGGAACGCTGGGAACGGGTGATGGGATTCAATCCGTCGAAGTTCATCCATCCCAATAACCCGGTGGAACAGGTCAACTACTACGACATCCAGAAATTTATCAAGAAGAGCAGCGGCGCCTGCCGCCTGCCTACCGAAGCTGAATGGGAATACGCTGCCCGGGCGGGAGCCGAGACCCGTTACTACTGGGGCAACGTGATGGACGGCGAATATGCGTGGTTCATGGACAACGCGGAAGGCGTCACGCATCCGGTGGGGCAGAAGAAACCGAACGCCTTCGGTCTTTACGACATGATGGGCAACGTCTGGGAATGGACGGAGGACTGGTGGCAGAACGTGTACCCGCCGCAGAAACTGACCGACCCCACCGGCCCCAACACCGGCGAGTATAAAGTCATCCGCGGAGGTTCCATCGATTCCTCGGCCGGGGCCCTGCGCCTGACCAACCGCACCTGGCTGAACCCGAAGAACCGCGTGTATTCGAAGATATCCACCTATGGCGGGCTGGTGAACGAAAAGTTCAACTACATCGGGTTCCGTTGCGTGGTGTCGGCCGATACATGGCTCAAGTCGCAACCCGTGCGCAAGGTGAAGAATGAAGGGGAGGGGGAACTCTCTCCGAACCCGCCGGAAAAAACGGCTCAGCCCTGAGCCTCAGCCAGCGTTACTGCTGGCACTCCTTGCAGATTCCGAACAGGTCGAGTTTGTGGGAAGTCATCTTGAAGCCGTTTTTCTGCGCGACTTCTTCCTGTAGTTTTTCGATGACTTCGTTGTGGAACTCAATGATCTTGCCGCATTCCGTGCAGATCATATGGTCGTGGTGTTCGTGGGCATAATTCAATTCGTACCGCTTCTGCCCGTCGCCGAAATCCAGCTCGGCGGCCAGTCCACTCTCCGTCAGCAGGGAAAGGGTGCGGTACACGGTGGCGAGGCCGATCTTTGGTTCCTTGGAGGAAACGATCTTGTAAAGTTCCTCGGCGCTGACGTGATCTTCACAATTAAGAAATGCTTCCAGCACGGCTCGGCGTTGCTTGGTGATTTTCAGGTTGTGCTGGGAAATGTACTTTTCAAGTACTTCCTGTTCTTTATTGCTCATAAACCGGCCTCCCGAAGGGAAATCTAGCACTAAGGGTGGACTGAGTCAACCGCCGCTCTGAAGCAGGGTGAAAATGGTCAGGTTTGAGTGGTTTTCAAGTGTGCTTCGATTTGCTCCACACAGTGGTTGGCCTCGATCGGAATCTGCTCGCCGCCCGCCATGTTTTTTAAAACGTACTGGCCGCTTTCGATCTCGTTATCGCCTATGATGAGTGCGAAGCGGCTTTCCTCGCGGTTGGCTTTCCGCATCTGGCTTTTCATGCTTCCGCCTTCGTAATCCAGCTCCACGTGCCATCCGGTGGCGCGCAGTTTCTGGATCACTTCCTGGCCGCGCTGTCTGGCCTCGTCTCCCATCAGCACAGCGAACAGATCCGGTTTGGTCGTGATGTCCTGCCAGGTGGATTCAGGCAGGGTGGCGATGAGGCGCTCCACGCCGACGGCGAATCCGAAGCAGGGCGTGGGTGGTCCGTCGAATTCCTCCACCAGCGTGTCGTAGCGACCGCCGCCGCAGATGGCATTCTGCGAACCCAGCCCTTCCGTGCCCACCACCTCGAACGTCGTGCGGGTGTAGTAATCGAGCCCGCGCACGAGTTGCGTGTTCAGTGTGAACGGGGTGTTCATGCTGGTGAGCGCCGCCTGCACGGCGGTGAAATTTTCCTTGCACGCATCGCAGAGGTGATCCGAGATGCGCGGCAGGGTGAGGGCGATCTCCCGGTCGCGTTCCACCTTGCAGTCGAGCACGCGCAGGGGATTGCGTTCGTAACGCGAAGTGCAATTGGAACACAGTTCGTCGAGGTGCCGGCGGATGGCGTCTTTCAACAACTCGCGGTAAGGCGGGCGGCACTCCGGGCAACCCAGCGAGTTGATCTGCAGCTCGACGTTGTCGAGGCCCAGGTCGCGGAACAGGGCGATGAGCATGGTCATGACTTCCGCGTCCACCAGAGGACTCGCCGAGCCCAGCGCCTCCGCGCCGATCTGGTAAAACTGGCGGAAGCGGCCTGCCTGCGGCCGCTCATAACGGAACATCGGGCCCATGTAATACAGTTTCACCAGCCGGTTCTGGCCGTGCATTTTGTGCTGAATGTACGAACGCACGACCGAGGCCGTGCCTTCCGGCCGCAAAGTGATCTCCTCGCCGCCGCGGTCGGTGAAGGTGTACATCTCCTTTTCAACGATGTCGGTGGTCTCGCCGATACTGCGTTTGAACAGACTGGTGCTTTCGAAAATGGGCAGACGGATTTCCTGGAATCCGTAGGGCGCGAACACACGCCGCGCGGCGGCTTCCACCTTGTGCCATTTTTCGATTTCCCCGGGAAGGATGTCTTTGACGCCGCGTATGCTCTGAATTTTCATTTAATGGTCAGACTGCTCAGGGTTTCGAGGATGGTCGGCGCAATCATGAAAGCAGGGAATGCGCCCGGTCCATGTCCTCGGGACTGCCGATGTACAGGGGGACACGCTGATGGATGTGCGTGGGCCGGATGTCCAGGATGCGTTGCTTGCCGTCCGTTGCCTTGCCGCCGGCATTCTCCACGATCATCGCCATCGGCGCGGCTTCGAATGCGTAGCGCAGTTTGCCCTCGGGGCTTTTCTTGTCGCCGGGATACATGAAGATGCCGCCCTTGAGCAGGGTGCGGTGGAAGTCGGCCACCAGCGATCCGATATAACGAAGTTTGTAGGGCCGCTTCGTCGCCTTGTCGTTTTCCTTGAGGTACTCGACGAGCTTTTTCTGCGGCTCCTGCCAGATCTGCGAGTTGCCCTCGTTGACGCTGTAAGTCGAACCCTGGTTGGGAATCCTCATGTCCTGCGTGGACAGGAAAAATTCGCCCAGCGCCGGGTCCAGGGTGAAGGTGTGCACGCCGTTGCCGGAGGTGTACACGAACAGCGTGCTGGGCCCGTAAATGATGTAGCCCGCCGCCACCTGCTGGTGACCGGGTTGCAGAAGGTCGTCGTCGGTCACGTCCGGCCCCGGGCTCTGCTTGCGGTACACGGAGAAGATGGTGCCGATGTTGACGTTGACGTCGATGTTCGACGAGCCGTCGAGCGGATCGACCATGAAGATGTATTTGCCCGCGCGGTCCGGCGGAATGATGACGGGTTTCTCGTTTTCCTCGGAGGTGATGGCGCAGATGTTGCCGGACTCGCCCACGAGCTTGATGAAGATGTCGTTGGCGTAGTCGTCGAGCTTCTGCACCTCCTCGCCCTGCACGTTGACGCGGCCGGACATGCCCAGAATATCTTCGCCCAAACCGGCGTTGTTGACCTGAAGGGACACGATCTTGGCGCCCACCAGCACTTCATTCATGAGGTTGGTGA
Protein-coding regions in this window:
- a CDS encoding formylglycine-generating enzyme family protein: MMRFFKFLLAFGLCLILVSCSQGETPSETPEAPSVAEIEQEAGPGPEAAQLPKRVEPVVLSEADRKIAAMAPEGMVFIKGGCFIMGNNNAQVDEKFEREVCIEDYFMDKYEVTQERWERVMGFNPSKFIHPNNPVEQVNYYDIQKFIKKSSGACRLPTEAEWEYAARAGAETRYYWGNVMDGEYAWFMDNAEGVTHPVGQKKPNAFGLYDMMGNVWEWTEDWWQNVYPPQKLTDPTGPNTGEYKVIRGGSIDSSAGALRLTNRTWLNPKNRVYSKISTYGGLVNEKFNYIGFRCVVSADTWLKSQPVRKVKNEGEGELSPNPPEKTAQP
- a CDS encoding Fur family transcriptional regulator — protein: MSNKEQEVLEKYISQHNLKITKQRRAVLEAFLNCEDHVSAEELYKIVSSKEPKIGLATVYRTLSLLTESGLAAELDFGDGQKRYELNYAHEHHDHMICTECGKIIEFHNEVIEKLQEEVAQKNGFKMTSHKLDLFGICKECQQ
- the hisS gene encoding histidine--tRNA ligase; its protein translation is MKIQSIRGVKDILPGEIEKWHKVEAAARRVFAPYGFQEIRLPIFESTSLFKRSIGETTDIVEKEMYTFTDRGGEEITLRPEGTASVVRSYIQHKMHGQNRLVKLYYMGPMFRYERPQAGRFRQFYQIGAEALGSASPLVDAEVMTMLIALFRDLGLDNVELQINSLGCPECRPPYRELLKDAIRRHLDELCSNCTSRYERNPLRVLDCKVERDREIALTLPRISDHLCDACKENFTAVQAALTSMNTPFTLNTQLVRGLDYYTRTTFEVVGTEGLGSQNAICGGGRYDTLVEEFDGPPTPCFGFAVGVERLIATLPESTWQDITTKPDLFAVLMGDEARQRGQEVIQKLRATGWHVELDYEGGSMKSQMRKANREESRFALIIGDNEIESGQYVLKNMAGGEQIPIEANHCVEQIEAHLKTTQT
- the fbp gene encoding class 1 fructose-bisphosphatase, yielding MDRTTLVQFIRRQEKMTPGATGEFTNLMNEVLVGAKIVSLQVNNAGLGEDILGMSGRVNVQGEEVQKLDDYANDIFIKLVGESGNICAITSEENEKPVIIPPDRAGKYIFMVDPLDGSSNIDVNVNIGTIFSVYRKQSPGPDVTDDDLLQPGHQQVAAGYIIYGPSTLFVYTSGNGVHTFTLDPALGEFFLSTQDMRIPNQGSTYSVNEGNSQIWQEPQKKLVEYLKENDKATKRPYKLRYIGSLVADFHRTLLKGGIFMYPGDKKSPEGKLRYAFEAAPMAMIVENAGGKATDGKQRILDIRPTHIHQRVPLYIGSPEDMDRAHSLLS